Within Streptomyces roseirectus, the genomic segment GATCTGTCCTGCGCGGAACACCGGCTGTTCACCGGCGTCGTGGCGCGTACCCAGTTCCCGCGCACCGGGCGGCTGCTGTTCCGGCTGATGGGCGGCCGGTTCCGGGACTACCGGGACTGGGCCGCCGTCGACGCCTGGGCTTCGGAGATCGCCCGGGAACTGGTGCGAGGACCGGCGCGGGGATGAGGGCGGCGGGGGGCGCAGTGGACGGCCGTGTCCCCCCGGGGAGGCGGCACGCACCGTACGGGGAGGGTCCATGACGGAGAACCGGCCGATCGAGCTGGCAGGCATGATCACCGCGCTGCGCCGGTCCCTGGAGGAGGCGCAGCGGGACGGGGAGCGAACCGGCGGGCCCCGCTTCCGTGTGGAGGGGATCGATCTGGAGACGACCGTGCAGGTCACCAGGGACGCCAAGGCTGTGGGCGGGGTGAGGTTCTGGGTGGCCGGCGCGGAGGCGGGCGCCGGCCGGAGCGACTGCGCGACCCAGCGGATGACGATCCGGCTGAGCATGGCGGACCCCGCCCTGATCTCCGGTCCGGACGGTGGGTTCCATGACCTCCCCTGAGCTGCGGCGGGTCGCGGTCGTACGGGCGGAGCAACGGCAGTCCACCGGTTACCTGGTCGCACCGGGGCTGGTGCTCACCGCCGCGCACTGTGTCGGCCGGATCGGCACCTGGGCCGAGGTACGGGTGCTGCGGCCCGGCACCCTGCCGGGCGGTCTGCAGGCGAGCGCGGCCGCGCGGTTCCGTGTCATCGCGCTCAGCGACGGCTTCCGCGGCACCGGGGTGGACGGGTTCGCCCTGCTGGGCGCCGAGAAGGAGGACCCCTTCAGGCTGGGCAGGACTCCGCCGGTCCGGTGGGGCCGGCTCACCGGCGACGAACCGCTCACGGCACAGGCGTACGCCTTCCCGGTACTGGCCGTCGAGGATCACCGGCAGAACCTGGAACACGCGTGGGGGCGCCTGATCCCCGGCTCGGGCACGGTGACCGGGCCGAGCCGGCCCGGCTGGTACCACGTCTTCCAGGTCACCAGTGGCTCCTTCGCCGGCGAACGGTGGCACGGGGCGTCGGGAGCCGCCGTCTTCAGCGAAGGCAGGCTGCTCGGCCTGCTCGGCGCGTGCGTGCCCGAGGAGCGTGGGCGGCTCAAGGTGATCCCCGTCCAGTTGCTGAGCGGGCAGGACACGTTCCTGCGCGCGCTGGCGGAGGGTGGTGCCGAGCACGTGGTGTTCGAACCGGTCTGGAGGGGGCAGCAGGTGCTGGAGCATCCCTATGACCCGTTGCCCGACGACCCGTCGGCAGCGGATCTTCTGCTTCCCCGCTACAGCGTGGTGGACTTCTGCGGACGCGAGGAAGAACTGCGTGAGCTGACGGAGTGGTGCACGGCCCCGGCCCCGCACGCGGTGTCGGTACGGCTCGTCACCGGTGACCGCTCGATCGGCAAGACCCGCCTGGCGCGGGAGCTGTGCGGCCGGATGACCGGCCTGGGCTGGGTCGCGGGGCTGCTGAAGCCGCTCGAGGAGCGTGTCCTTCGCCTGATGGGCCTGGACGAGGATCTGCTGGTCGTGGTCGACGACGCCGACGCCAAGGTCGGCCAGCTCGACGCCCTGCTGCGGCACAGGGGCGGGGGCAAGCAGGTGCGGCTGTTGGCGACCGCCCGGCACGAGGGCCACTGGTGGGCCGACTTCCGGCGCCGCTACGGCGATGTGGCGGAGGAGGAGCCGTACCGCCTCCGCTCGCCCGACGCCGGGGAACGCCAGGACATCTACGAGCGCGCGTGCCGGGCCTTCCTGCTCAGGGACGCCCGGTGGCACGAGGGCGACGGCCTGCCGCACGCGTCCGAGGACCTTTCCGCCCCGGACTTCGCCGGCTGTCTGTTCGTCCTCATCCTCGCCATGACGGACGCACGGCGTTTCCTCGACCCCTCGTGGGGCCTGGAGAGCGCGGCGCTGTCTCACGCGAAGACCCTCTACGCGCAGGTGCTCGATCTGGAGCGGGAGGACTGGCTCAAGAACGCCGCGCGGGCAGGTCTGCCGGCGGACCCGGTCCTGCTCGAAAGGGTGGTGGCGGTGTCCAGCATGGCCTTCGCCGGCGGGACCACAGCGGGCGAGCAGGAGAGCCAGGCCGCCGAGCGCCTGCGGATGGTGCCGGATCTGCGGGACGCCTCGGAGGAGCACCGCCGCCGGTTCGTCCGCTACTTCCAGGAACGCATCGACGGATACGGCGCGCTGCGCCCGCTGCGCCCCGCGCGGCTCGCGCAGTACCTGGTGGCGAACACGGTCCGCGCCTTTCCGGATCTGCTGTCCCAGGCGCTGGACGTGGACCCGCTCCACCAGCCCGAGGTGTGGGCCAGGCAGGCGCTGGCCACCCTCCAGGTGATCAGCCCCGCGGCGTTCGCCGACGATGCGCGGGAGCCGTCGGACACCACGCTCCGTGAAGCGCTGCGCGTCGCGGTCGAGAAACACGCGCCCGCGCTGGTCGGCCTGGTCCGTGCCACCCAGGAGACCCCCGACGGCACCACCACCAGGTCGCTGGCGGCCGCCCTGGAGACGATCTTCCGGAACCTGCCCGCCGGAGAGTTCACCGCCGCCGCCGCTCAGGAGCTGGAGGAATCGTGCCCGGACGCCCTCCAGTCGCTGGCGATCGTCCTTCGGCGGAAAGCGGTCGAGTTCTACTCGGCCCAGGAGCCGCTCAGCCATGAGACACAGTTCCGCAGGGCGACCGAGAACCGGAAGCTGTCCCGTGTCCTGGCCGACGCCGGGCGGCGGGGCGACGCCCGCGACCGCGCTCTGCTGGCGCTCCAGCAGTTCACCGTCCTGACCCGTACCGACGACTCGTACGCGTACCAACTGGGCAAGGCCCACGCGTTGAGCAACGCCGGGGTGCGCCATCGCGAGACCGGACGGCTCACCGAGTCGCTGGAGGCCGCTCGCGAGTCCGTACGTCTCTACGAGACGCTGCTGCATACTCACCGTGACCGTTCGCACCACCGCTATCTCAGCATCGCCCAGTGCAACCTGTCGGACTCGCTGTCGGACAAGGGCCGTTGGCGTGAGGCGCTCCAGGCCGCGGCCGACGCCTGCGCCCTGGTCTCCGGCGAGCTGCCCCCCCCCCCGGGTCCGCCGAGGAGTCGTTGCGCTCCTGGGAGATACCCGAGGCCCAGGCCCTCGCCTGGCGCGTTCTCGCCGAACGCCAGGCCGACGCGGCCGACCCGCGGGAGTTCGTCAAGGCGGTCGCCTCGGCCACCTGCGCCAGGGACGTCTACCGGCGTCTGCTGGACCGGCACAGCGGCCGGTGGGAACGCGACTACGCCCGCACGGTGGCCGTCCTGGGGCGCTGCCACAACGAGCGCTGTCAGTGGGACGACGGCATCAGGGTCCTCCGCGAGGCGGTCGCGCTGTACGAGGACCTGGAGCACCAGTACCGGGAGGCCTCACGCCCGCAGTACACCGAGGCACTGCGCGATCTGGCGTGCGCGTATCTCGGCAAGGCCGGGGAACCCGGCCGGGACGACGCTCCGGCGCTGCTGGCAGAAGGGGCGAGGTGGGCCGAGAGAGCCCACCGTCATCACGCGGACATGGCCCCGGAGGAGAAGAACGCCCAACGCGCGCACAACGCGCGCACCATGGGTGTGCGGGCCGCGCTGGAGCTGGGCCTGTGCCATCCACGGCGAGCCCGCGACCTGGCCGGGCAGGCCCTGGACATCCTGGACCGGCATGTGCCGGACAAGACCTGGAAGCACCGCCGTGACGTGATCTGGCTCACCCGTGTGTACGCCGGCGCCCTGAATGCCTGCGGTGACGCGGCCGCGGCGGACGAACAGTCCCGCAGGGCCGACAGCCTGCAGCAGCTCCTCAGTTACGAGGAGCCCTGCCGGCCGGCGGCCGGGCCGGTGGTTCCCCTGGCCTGCGTGCCGGGGGCGGGCCTGCGAGCCTCCCTGCCTCCGTACGGGGGCATGCCGTGAACGGTCCCGTTCCGCTCGCTCCTGTGCGGGCCGGTGCTCAGGATCGCGGCCGTGGCCGCAGCCGTCGTGATCTCCTCGGCCGTCTCGGGCCCGGGCCGGGTGAGGGTGCGGTGTCCCCGGCGGATTCCGTGCCGCCCGACCCCGGCGTCGGGGACGTTCGGCCCCTGAGACCCGGCCGGAGCGCACGGTAGGACTGAAACCACCGGCCCCGGCGGGAGGGAGTTGCCGTGTTCCAGGTGCGCATCCACGGCCGCGGCGGTCAAGGAGCCGTCACCGCGGCGGAGTTGTTGTCGGTGGCGGCGTTCGACGAGGGCCGGCACGCGCAGGCGTTCCCGAGTTTCGGTTCCGAGCGCACCGGTGCTCCGGTCCTGGCGTTCTGCCGGATCGACGACCGGCCGATCCGGGTGCGTGAACCGGTCACCCGCCCCGACGCCCTCGTCGTCCAGGACGCGACGCTGCTGCACCAGGTGGACGTCTTCCAGGGGCTGCGGCCCGGCGGCGCCGTCCTCGTCAACTCCCCCGGGGACGCCGACGCCCTGGGGCTGGGCCCGCTTCCCTGTCGCGTCCTCACCGTCCCCGCGACCGCACTCGCCCTTCGGCGCATCGGCCGCCCGGTGCCGAACGCCGCCCTGCTCGGCGGACTGGCCGCGCTGACCGGCTGCGTGGGCCTCGACGCGCTGACCGCGGCGATCCTCGAACGCTTCCCCGGCCGGCTGGGCCGGGCCAACGCGGACGCCGCACAGGAGGCGTACGCACTCGTCCGGAGCCTGTGTGAGGAGCACGCGCATGTGGAAGCAGACTGAAGGCTCGCGCGCGGTCGCCGAGACCGTCGCCCACTGCCGGCCCGAGGTGATCGCCGCCTACCCGATCTCGCCGCAGACGCACATCGTCGAGGAACTGAGCCGTCTGGTGCGCTCCGGGACGCTCGACCCGTGCGAGTACGTCAACGTGGAGTCGGAGTTCGCGGCGATGTCGATGTGCATCGGCGCCTCGGCGGCCGGCGCCCGTGCCTACACCGCGACCGCCAGTCAGGGCCTGCTGTACATGGTGGAGGCCCTCTACAACGCCTCCGGGCTGGGACTGCCGGTCGTGATGACGGTCGCCAACCGGGCGATCGGGGCGCCCATCAACATCTGGAACGACCACAGCGACAGCATGTCCCAGCGGGACTCGGGCTGGATCCAGCTGTACGCCCGGGACAACCAGGAGGCCGCCGACCTGCACCCGCAGGCGTTCCGGCTGGCGGAGGAGCTGTCGCTGCCGGTGATGGTGTGCATGGACGGCTTCGTGCTCACGCACGCGTGGGAGCGGATCGACGTCCCGGACCAGGAGCGGGTGGACGCGTTCCTGCCGCCGTTCGAGCCCCGGCAGGTCCTGGATCCGGCCGAGCCGGTGTCGATCGGCGCGATGGTGGGACCGGACGCCTTCACCGAGGTGCGCTACCTCGCCCACGCCAAGCAGACGCAGGCGCTGGAGGCGATTCCCCGCGTCTCGGCGGAGTTCGGGGAGGTCTTCGGGCGGGTGAGCGGCGGGCTGGTCCACCCGTACGCCTGCGAGGACGCCGACACGGTCGTCGTGTCGCTCGGGTCGGTGTGCGGCACGGTGTGCGACGTCGTGGACGAGATGCGCGAGCGTGGGGTGCGGATCGGCGCCCTGGCCGTCACGTCGTTCCGGCCGTTCCCGCTGGAGGAGGTCCGGGCCGTGCTCGGCGGGGCCCGTCGGGTCGTCGTGCTGGAGCGGGCGTTCTCGGTCGGCGTCGGCGGGATCGTGTCGGCGAACGTGCGCACCGCGCTGTCGGGGATCCGTCTCGACGGCCACACGGTGGTCGCCGGGCTCGGCGGGCGCGCGATCACGAAGGCGTCGCTGCACCGGCTGTTCGACGACGCGCTCGCCGGGCGGCTGGGCGAGCTGACCTTCCTGGACCTCGACACCGGGCTCGTGGAGCGGGAGCTGGCGCGCATGGCGCGCACCCGGCGGTCGGGTCCTTCGGCGGAGAACATCCTGCGGGACGTGGGGAGCAACCGATGAGCGGCGCACGGCAGGTGAAGTTCTACCAGGTCGGCAGTCTCGCCGCCGGGAACCGGCTACTGGCCCCCGCACTGCGCTCCGGCCAGGCCGACCCGGACCGGTCCAACGCGCTGACCTGCGGGCACCGGGCCTGCCAGGGGTGCGGAGAGGCGCTCGGCGCCCGGTACGTCCTGGACGCGGCGCAGCGGGCGTCCGGCGGGAAGGTGATCGCGGTCAACGCGACCGGGTGCCTGGAGGTGTTCTCCACCCCCTATCCGGAGACGTCGTGGCAACTGCCGTGGCTGCACTCGCTGTTCGGCAACGCGCCCGCTGTCGCGGCGGGGGTCGCCGCCGCGCTGCGTGCCCAGGGCCGCACGGACGTCCGGGTGATCGGGCAGGGCGGGGACGGCGGCACGGTGGACATCGGGCTGGGCTGTCTGTCGGGCATGTTCGAGCGTGACGACGATGTGCTGTACGTCTGTTACGACAACGAGGCGTACATGAACACGGGTGTGCAGCGCTCCGGGGCCACTCCCCCGGCCGCGCGCACCGCCACCACCCAGACGGGCGCGCCTTTCGGGCAGGGCAAGAGCCTGCCGCTGATCGCGATGGCGCACGGCATCCCGTACGTCGCCACCGCGACCGTCGCCGGGCTGCGCGACCTGGAGGCCAAGGTGCACCGGGCGATGGGGATGCGCGGCGCCCGCTATCTGCACGTGCTGGTGCCCTGTCCGCTGGGCTGGGGCACGGCGTCGCACGACACGGTGCGCGTCGCGCGGCTGGCCGAGCGGTGCGGCCTGTTCCCGGTGTTCGAGGCCGTGGACGGGGAGGTCACCGACGTGACGCCGATCCGGCGGCGGATCCCGGTCGAGGAGTATCTGCGCCCGCAGAAGCGGTACGCGCACCTCTTCGAGCCCGAGGTCCGCACGGACGTGATCGCCCGTCTCCAGCGGGCCGCCGACCGTAATGTCGCCCGCTTCGGGCTCGCCGAGGAGGAAGCGCCGTGAAGGAGAAACCGTTCGCGATCACTCTCGACGTGGGGTCCAGCCTCGCCAACCACACAGGGGCCTGGCGCACCGAGCGTCCCGAGTACGTCCACCGGCTGCCGCCGTGCAACCAGGCGTGCCCCGCCGGGGAGAACATCCAGCAGTGGCTGTTCCACGCGGAGAGCGGCGACTACGAGTCGGCCTGGCGGGAGCTGATGCGGGACAACCCGCTGCCCGCCGT encodes:
- a CDS encoding trypco2 family protein, producing MTENRPIELAGMITALRRSLEEAQRDGERTGGPRFRVEGIDLETTVQVTRDAKAVGGVRFWVAGAEAGAGRSDCATQRMTIRLSMADPALISGPDGGFHDLP
- a CDS encoding 2-oxoacid:acceptor oxidoreductase family protein; this translates as MFQVRIHGRGGQGAVTAAELLSVAAFDEGRHAQAFPSFGSERTGAPVLAFCRIDDRPIRVREPVTRPDALVVQDATLLHQVDVFQGLRPGGAVLVNSPGDADALGLGPLPCRVLTVPATALALRRIGRPVPNAALLGGLAALTGCVGLDALTAAILERFPGRLGRANADAAQEAYALVRSLCEEHAHVEAD
- the porA gene encoding pyruvate ferredoxin oxidoreductase, with amino-acid sequence MWKQTEGSRAVAETVAHCRPEVIAAYPISPQTHIVEELSRLVRSGTLDPCEYVNVESEFAAMSMCIGASAAGARAYTATASQGLLYMVEALYNASGLGLPVVMTVANRAIGAPINIWNDHSDSMSQRDSGWIQLYARDNQEAADLHPQAFRLAEELSLPVMVCMDGFVLTHAWERIDVPDQERVDAFLPPFEPRQVLDPAEPVSIGAMVGPDAFTEVRYLAHAKQTQALEAIPRVSAEFGEVFGRVSGGLVHPYACEDADTVVVSLGSVCGTVCDVVDEMRERGVRIGALAVTSFRPFPLEEVRAVLGGARRVVVLERAFSVGVGGIVSANVRTALSGIRLDGHTVVAGLGGRAITKASLHRLFDDALAGRLGELTFLDLDTGLVERELARMARTRRSGPSAENILRDVGSNR
- a CDS encoding thiamine pyrophosphate-dependent enzyme, with protein sequence MSGARQVKFYQVGSLAAGNRLLAPALRSGQADPDRSNALTCGHRACQGCGEALGARYVLDAAQRASGGKVIAVNATGCLEVFSTPYPETSWQLPWLHSLFGNAPAVAAGVAAALRAQGRTDVRVIGQGGDGGTVDIGLGCLSGMFERDDDVLYVCYDNEAYMNTGVQRSGATPPAARTATTQTGAPFGQGKSLPLIAMAHGIPYVATATVAGLRDLEAKVHRAMGMRGARYLHVLVPCPLGWGTASHDTVRVARLAERCGLFPVFEAVDGEVTDVTPIRRRIPVEEYLRPQKRYAHLFEPEVRTDVIARLQRAADRNVARFGLAEEEAP